Within the Buteo buteo chromosome 2, bButBut1.hap1.1, whole genome shotgun sequence genome, the region gcagccccacagcccacagcagccgtgccagggcaggagctgcccccgTTCCCGAGGGGATCGGGGTCTCCCAGGGCAGGGTCCAGCAGATCCCGTGCGCCCGGGACGGCGGGCGGGCACTTACGCTGCAGGAACTGCTGCGTGTCCAGCAGCTTGTAGGtcttctccctctccagcttGTTGGGCCAGTCCCTGTGCGGGGCCAGTGGCCCGTTCCAGTACACCCTGCCCTGGCACTGGCGCTTCATGAAGACCCCCTCGGGCGCTACCCACAGCAGCACGCCGCGCTCCAGGTGGGGCAGGAGCCGTTCCAGCACGTCGGTCATGCCGGCCACCCGGCCACCGCTACCGAGCGCCCGCGGCGTGGGGAACTCGATCTGCTCCATGCAGGAGGGGCCGTAAAGGCGCTCGCTGTCGGCCGGCACGGCGCGGGAGGTGATGCGGCAGCCCTCGGCCGTGCGGGTGGTGACCTCCTTCACCAGCACGTCGCAGTAGTAGAGGCGGATGTGGAGCCAGCAGTCTGGGGAGACGGGATGGTCAGCTCATGGGCAGCCCGGTCCGGGGGGGGCCACCCAGGGCGCTGCCTGGCCAGCGCGGCTCCTACCTGAGTGGTTGACGTCCTCCACGGGGAGGTAGGATGGGGGTCCGGGGAGGAGGTGGCCGTGGGTCGGGTTCCAGCCGTAGAAGACTCCCCTCACGTGGTACCCTGGGCCAGGGCAAGAGATGAGGTGGTAAAGGGACACGGGCAGCTGTCCCCGAGGGCTCCCGGGTGCTGtcctggccccagcccctgggctggGTGGGCAGCAGGGTCCTTCCCACCACTGCTGCTCGTTACTGGACCTCATTAAAGCTCCTAAGCGCATGATCAAGTGGCTtcgctggggcagggagggagtcCCCAGCCCCGGTCTCCATCCCCGTGGGCATTGCCTGCACAAGGGACGGTGCGCGGGGCTGCGGAGAGCGGGGTTGCTCCCACTAGGCAGCGTGTGCTCCCTGcttcctgcccccagccccatcccgcTGCCAGGGACCCTCCTCACCTCGCTCGGCTGGGTGGGCAGAGAGCAGGGGCAGCGGAGACACATGGCACGTCTCCATCATGCCCTTCTGGTTTTCATGCTCCGGACTCTCCGCAGCGGTGCCCTGGGGAGGAGAGCGGCTGCGGTGAGGACTGAGGTGGGAGCGGGGAGTCCTGAGCCGGCTCCTGCCTCCACCACGGACCCTGTGTGCCGGCAGATCCCCGGCCTGAGTCTGGCAGCTGCATGGCACAGGGGACCTGTAGTGATGCTCGAGGGAGCCAGCTGCCCAGCGGGATGGACGCAGGCAGCGTGCAGGCAGGGGAACAGCCAGCGGAtgaggggggatttggggggtccCACCTTCTCCAGCCCGCAGGCAGCTCCTGCGGCGGAtggcacggggcgggggggctggcTCACCTGCTGATCGTCGCCGGCTGGGGACTGCGTGTCAccatccttctctgcagagagcaAGGAAAACCAGATGACCCCCTGGGCAAACAGCAGGAACAGCCCCTGGGAAGGCGCCTGGCTGCCCAGGACAcccagagaggaagaggagtggGGAGGAGGGGTGATGTCTGCAGGACATGGGGCTCGTACAGGCACGGTGCATGCATCAGCCCCAAGTCTGGCACAGGAGGAGGGACGGCAGGGATGTACCTGCATCCCGGGTGCTGTCGGACACTATCTGGTACACCTTGTAGGGCTCGGAGATGTCCAGCTGGCTTCGCTCGGGCACCTCCTGGAAGTCGGTGCTCTTGTTGAGGGCGCAGCGGAGACGCGTCTTCCAGGTGGAGGGGTCGGCCTTGTCTGTCCCCTCATGGTACTTGCCCTTGTAGACGGCCCAAGCCTGTTGGGCAGAGGATGCCCGGTGCTGTGGGGGCTGCCTGTGTCCTGGTTCCCCGCTCCACTGTCCAAGGGGGCCCACTGGGGTACGAGTCCAccggggctgggtggggggcagtggggagccAGGGCTGTGTGTCCTGGAGGGCTGCAGAGAGCTGGGTGGTGGGGGTCCTAGGGGTATGCACAGAGCCAGGCAATAGGGAGCCCTGGGGGTGGGCACAGAgccgggggcagggggggtcccaggggtgctCATGGAGCCAAGTGGAGGGTCCTAGGGGTGTGCACAGAGCTGGGCAGTGGGGAGCCCTGGGCGTGTGCACGGAGCCAGGCGGGGGGATTCCGGGGTTGCACATGGAGCCAAGTGGGGGTCCTAGGGGTGTGCACAGAGCTGGGCAGTGGGGAGCCCTGGGGTGCGCAcagagccgggcgggggggtcccaggggtgctCATGGAGCCAAGTGGGGGGTCCTACGGGTGTGCACGGAGTTGGGCAGTGGAGAGCCCTGGGGGTGCGcacggagcggggcgggggggtcccgggggtgcgcacggagcggggcggggggctccCGGGGGTGCGCACGGAGCCAAGTGCGGGTCCTAGGGGTGTGCACGGAGCCGGGCAATAGGGAGCCCCGGGGGCGGtcccggagccgggcgggggtcCCGGGGAGCCCGGGGTACCTTGAAGAGCGCGGCGTCCTGCTGCTGCCGGTAGTCCTGCTTGGCCGCGTGTTTCCAGGGGATGCGGAAGAGCGTCCGGTGCCGGTTCTCCCAGCGCAGCCCCGGGTACCGGCCGCTGTCGATCTGGGCGATGAGCCACTCCTTCAGCCGCATGGGTG harbors:
- the DUSP15 gene encoding dual specificity protein phosphatase 15, which translates into the protein MGNGMSQILPGLYLGNFIDAKDLEQLSRNKITHIVSIHESPQPLLQDITYLRIPLPDTPEANIKRHFKECISFIHQCRLHGGNCLVHCLAGISRSTTVVVAYVMAVTELSCQEVLEAVRTVRPVANPNPGFRQQLAEFGSGAARKVRRHLKQRYGTSPFNDEEEIKALLPAGRGGPSRTEGPRQGLVPRARDIRTTTPFLLRVKRTFSCIPACLKLPCPVSCGCKPEPCFRFHRPGTFPRGGRAGRGAAMAEPGAPMRLKEWLIAQIDSGRYPGLRWENRHRTLFRIPWKHAAKQDYRQQQDAALFKAWAVYKGKYHEGTDKADPSTWKTRLRCALNKSTDFQEVPERSQLDISEPYKVYQIVSDSTRDAEKDGDTQSPAGDDQQVSQPPRPVPSAAGAACGLEKGTAAESPEHENQKGMMETCHVSPLPLLSAHPAERGYHVRGVFYGWNPTHGHLLPGPPSYLPVEDVNHSDCWLHIRLYYCDVLVKEVTTRTAEGCRITSRAVPADSERLYGPSCMEQIEFPTPRALGSGGRVAGMTDVLERLLPHLERGVLLWVAPEGVFMKRQCQGRVYWNGPLAPHRDWPNKLEREKTYKLLDTQQFLQQLRGYLSHGQPMPQYQIHLCFGEEYPTSTGHHFQKLIMAHVEPVFARELFHHAQRMGPMLLHDSPQPCTPGASSHIIRVLKQLCQP